The Patescibacteria group bacterium DNA segment CCTATTTTTTTCACAAACCTTTTCTCCGACAATGAGCGCACCTGAAAACAGTCAGCCGAAGATGGTTTTTTCAGTTTGTTTTGCCTGTCGGGAGTGAGTTTGAGCATCCAGGGCACTACTTCGTATCGGTCTTTCCAGT contains these protein-coding regions:
- a CDS encoding type II toxin-antitoxin system PemK/MazF family toxin produces the protein WKDRYEVVPWMLKLTPDRQNKLKKPSSADCFQVRSLSEKRFVKKIGTVDADTLEQIKDGLAKVLSIGY